Genomic segment of uncultured Methanobrevibacter sp.:
TTATTGCAATTTTATACATTATTTCACTTAGTTAATTTTGTTCGTATATTTTCGAAATATATTTATATAGTTAGATATAATTATTATATGTTTACAGTTTATTAAATATTAGTGAGGGATGTTTATGTCAAAATCTGTTGAAGAATTAATTGAAGACTTAAATAACCAAGATGAATTTGTTGTTGAAGCTGCTATTGGTGAATTAGAAATAATGGGGGAAGAATCTGTTGATGCTTTAATGTCTGCTTTATCTCACAGGAAAAAAAATGTTCGTTTAAATGCAGCAAAAATTTTAGGAATTATGTCTAATCCTAAAGCTATTGATGCTTTAATTTTAACTTTAAGAGATAGTAATAAATTAGTTAGAAGGGAAGCATCTACTGCTTTAAGTCGTATGGGGCAATTAGCTGTTGATCCTTTGATTGATATTTTGGATGATGAAGATTGGAGAGTTAGAGGTGCAGCTGCTTGGGCTTTAGGAAATTTAAAAGATAAAGCAGCTATTGAACCACTCAAAGCGCTTTTAAATGATGAAAGTGGTTATGTTAAAGCTGGTGCATTAAATGCAATAAATACTATTAAAGAAGAATAACTATATTTGTTATTTTCTTCATTTTTTCCTTTTTTTTAAGATTTTTTTTGAACATTATATATTTTTATTGATATATTCATAGTTTTTTTCAGAATTTTTTTTAGTCGGAAGTACTTTTCCACTACATTTATATAATATGAATGGATAAATATTATATTAGCAAATATTCTATATCTTAATAATTTTTACTATAACTTTTAGAATTACTGCTATTTTTTAGAATAATATTTTTACAATGGTTAGTGAGTTATATGATTACAATAGGAATACTAAATTTACAAGGTGCCGTAAGTGAACATTATGACATTACAAAAAAAGCTATTGAAAATATGGGTATTGAAGCAGAAGCAATTTCTGTAAGGTATGCTGATGAGGTAGCTATTTGTGATGGTGTAATCATTTCCGGTGGTGAAAGTACAGTAATAGGGAAAATCATAAAAGAAAGAGGGATAGATAAAGTTATTAAAGATAACAATATTCCTGTTTTTGGAACTTGTGCAGGAATGGTTTTGCTTGGTAAAAAAACTGATTTTGACCAACCATTATTAGGAATTATGGACATTTCAGTTAAAAGAAATGCATTTGGAAGACAAGTAGATTCATTTGAAAGTCCGATTTCTATTTTGGGTGAAGATTATTTAGGAGTTTTTATTAGAGCTCCATCACTTGATGATTATGATAAATCCAAAGATGATATTAAAATTTTATCAAAATTAGATGATGAAATAGTAGCTATTCAGCAAGGATCAAATATTGCAATTGCATTTCATCCAGAATTAACTGATGATACTAGAATTCATGAATATTTTATACAGGAGGTTTTAAATTGTGTGGAATAGCAGGTATAGTTTATAAAGATAAAAAATTACATTGCGCAGGTAATGATATGACTAATATGCTTCATCAACTTCAGCATAGAGGTCCTGATTCTGCAGGTTATTCAATTTATGGAGGAACAGGTCTTAAAGATGATGAATATATATTAAAAATCCAAGTAAAAGAACAACCAAGATTACTTGAAACAGTAAAAGATACAATAAACTTTGTTACTCCAATTCAAAGTGATGATGTTCTTCCGTCAGTTGGGGATTCATTTATCTACAAATGTAAGGTTAAATTAGATAATTTTTCAGAACTTAAACCACTTATATCTACTGTTGATACAATTGATGATGTTATTGTAATTAATGGAAGTCAGGATTTTGAAATGATTAAAGATGTAGGTTCAGTATTAGATATTGCAAAAAGATATGATGTTCGTGATGTTAAAGGAACTCATGCTATAGGTCATACAAGATTTTCAACAGAAAGTGGTGTAGATAGATATCATGCACACCCATTTGAAACTTACATTGTTAAAGATGTCTCTGTTGTTCACAATGGTCAAATTACAAATTATTGGAATATTAGGGATCCTTTAGAAAGAAAAGGGCATGTTTTTGAAACATTTAATGATACTGAATGTTTAGTTCATTATATTGCAGATAAATTAGATACTGGCTATTCATTAGAAGAAGCATTAGAACAATCTGTAGAAGATATGGATGGTCCATTTTCATATATTATAGGAACTCCTAATGGTATTGGAATAGCTAAAGATAAATTAGGTTTACGTCCTGGAGTAATGGCAGAAACTGATGATGTTTTTGCAATTGCATCTGAAGAAGTGTCCTTGAGAGAAGTTGTTGATACTCAAAATATCGAACAAATATCTCCTGGTGAAGTAATGGTGTATGAAATTTAAGGTGATTTAATGAAAGTAAAAGAGTTAGATGCTGCATCACTTTCTCCACGTGAATTAAATTCACAAGTTAAAGATTCTGCAAGTGAATATGATAAAATACTTATTAAAAATCCTAATGCAATGCATTATTTAGTTGCAGGAGTGACTGATGAAGTAGATATAGAATTAGATGGTTCTGTAGGTTATTTTACTGGAACTATGTGTGATGGTCCAAAGATTAAAATTACAGGAAATGCTGGTTGGTTTGTTGGAGATAATCTCACTGATGGTGAAGTTATAGTTGAAGGATCTGCAGGTGATGGTGCAGGACAAGGAATATATGGTGGAACAGTTGTTGTTCGTAAATCAGTAGGTTCAAGAACTGGAGAAATCATGAAAAACGGTACTATTGTTATTGGTGGAAATTCTGGATTCATGACTGGAATATTCATGATGGGTGGACGTATTGTTATTCTTGGTGATGTAGGTGAAGATGTAGCTGAATCTATTATTCGTGGAGTTATATATGTTAAAGGAGAAGTTAAAAGCTTAGGATACAATGCTAAAATTGATGAATTAACTTGGGAAGATAAACTTGAGTTAAGAGAATTATTGGAAAAATATGATTTTAATTTAAAAGATGAAGAATATGATGAATTTAAAAAAATAGTTCCTGAAAGTACAAGACCATTTTACGGTCACTAATTGAATGGGAGGTAAATATATGCCATATAGAGTAGAGAGAAATCCAGATTTATGTAAGAAAAACTTTGGAAGACCGGGTTGTTGTTGGTATTTATGTGATGACAGGGATGAAAAAATCTGTGGAAAATGTTTCTCATGTTATAATAATTGTCCTCATGGAGTTTATGAAATTATTCAGGGAGATCCATATCCATTAAACCAAGAAAAATGTGTTGGCTGTAGAATTTGTTTAGAAATGTGTCCAAGTAGAGCTATTGAAGTAAATGCAATTCCACAAGATGCAAGAGAAGCATGGGGATTCCCAGATGTTGTTGAAATTGTAAGAAAAGCTCAATCAGCATCATATAAAATTAGAAGTACTGGTGCTTTAAGAAAAATCCCTGACTTTGATGATTTAGTTGTAATCCCTGCACAAGTATCAAGACCTCCTATTGATAAATATAGGGAACCATGTGGAACTGATGTTGTATTAGGTGATAGATATGCAGAAAATCCTTTAAAATTAGATACTCCAGTAATGATTGGGGCTATGTCTTTCGGTGCATTAAGTAAGGAAGCCAAAATGGCTTTAGCTATTGGTTCTTCACTTGCAGGAACTGTAACAAACACTGGGGAAGGAGGAATGCTTCCTGAAGAAAGGGAACTAGCTGATAAACTTATAGCTCAATATGCATCTGGAAGATTTGGTGTATCTGCAGATTATCTTAAACAGGGTGATGCAGTAGAAATTAAGATAGGTCAAGGAGCAAAATCTGGAATGGGTGGTCATTTACTTGGTGAAAAAGTAACTGCAGAAGTATCTAGAATTAGGAAAATACCAGTTGGATCTGATGCTTTATCTCCTGCAAGACACATGGATATTGTAGGACCTGAAGATTTAAGTATGAAAATTTCTCAATTACGTGAAATTACTGATTGGAAAGTTCCAATTATTGTTAAATTTGCTTCAGGTAAAGTAGCTTCTGATGTAAAAATTGCAGCTAAAGGTGGAGCAGATATAATTGTTGTAGATGGTATGCAAGGAGGAACTGGTGCAGGACCAGATGTTATCATGGAACATTCAGGTATTCCATCACTTGCAGCTATTGTAGAAGCAGATCAAGCATTAAAAGAAGTTAACTTAAGAGAAGATGTGAGTTTAGTAGCAGCTGGAGGAATTCGTTCTGGTGCAGATTTAGCTAAAGCATTAGCTCTTGGAGCAGATGCAGTATATATTGCAACAGCAGCATTGATTTCAATAGGATGTAGGGTCTGTCAAATGTGTTATAAAGGTAATTGTAGTAAAGGAATAGCTACTCAAGATTTATCTTTAAGACACAGACTTGATTATAAAGAGAT
This window contains:
- the pdxT gene encoding pyridoxal 5'-phosphate synthase glutaminase subunit PdxT, encoding MITIGILNLQGAVSEHYDITKKAIENMGIEAEAISVRYADEVAICDGVIISGGESTVIGKIIKERGIDKVIKDNNIPVFGTCAGMVLLGKKTDFDQPLLGIMDISVKRNAFGRQVDSFESPISILGEDYLGVFIRAPSLDDYDKSKDDIKILSKLDDEIVAIQQGSNIAIAFHPELTDDTRIHEYFIQEVLNCVE
- a CDS encoding glutamine amidotransferase, which codes for MCGIAGIVYKDKKLHCAGNDMTNMLHQLQHRGPDSAGYSIYGGTGLKDDEYILKIQVKEQPRLLETVKDTINFVTPIQSDDVLPSVGDSFIYKCKVKLDNFSELKPLISTVDTIDDVIVINGSQDFEMIKDVGSVLDIAKRYDVRDVKGTHAIGHTRFSTESGVDRYHAHPFETYIVKDVSVVHNGQITNYWNIRDPLERKGHVFETFNDTECLVHYIADKLDTGYSLEEALEQSVEDMDGPFSYIIGTPNGIGIAKDKLGLRPGVMAETDDVFAIASEEVSLREVVDTQNIEQISPGEVMVYEI
- a CDS encoding HEAT repeat domain-containing protein; this encodes MSKSVEELIEDLNNQDEFVVEAAIGELEIMGEESVDALMSALSHRKKNVRLNAAKILGIMSNPKAIDALILTLRDSNKLVRREASTALSRMGQLAVDPLIDILDDEDWRVRGAAAWALGNLKDKAAIEPLKALLNDESGYVKAGALNAINTIKEE
- a CDS encoding GXGXG domain-containing protein codes for the protein MKVKELDAASLSPRELNSQVKDSASEYDKILIKNPNAMHYLVAGVTDEVDIELDGSVGYFTGTMCDGPKIKITGNAGWFVGDNLTDGEVIVEGSAGDGAGQGIYGGTVVVRKSVGSRTGEIMKNGTIVIGGNSGFMTGIFMMGGRIVILGDVGEDVAESIIRGVIYVKGEVKSLGYNAKIDELTWEDKLELRELLEKYDFNLKDEEYDEFKKIVPESTRPFYGH
- a CDS encoding glutamate synthase-related protein — protein: MPYRVERNPDLCKKNFGRPGCCWYLCDDRDEKICGKCFSCYNNCPHGVYEIIQGDPYPLNQEKCVGCRICLEMCPSRAIEVNAIPQDAREAWGFPDVVEIVRKAQSASYKIRSTGALRKIPDFDDLVVIPAQVSRPPIDKYREPCGTDVVLGDRYAENPLKLDTPVMIGAMSFGALSKEAKMALAIGSSLAGTVTNTGEGGMLPEERELADKLIAQYASGRFGVSADYLKQGDAVEIKIGQGAKSGMGGHLLGEKVTAEVSRIRKIPVGSDALSPARHMDIVGPEDLSMKISQLREITDWKVPIIVKFASGKVASDVKIAAKGGADIIVVDGMQGGTGAGPDVIMEHSGIPSLAAIVEADQALKEVNLREDVSLVAAGGIRSGADLAKALALGADAVYIATAALISIGCRVCQMCYKGNCSKGIATQDLSLRHRLDYKEMGKSVANYINAMTDEACMLVQQAGNTHITKLEKQNLRALTMEASMLTGVPMAGSENK